In the genome of Trypanosoma brucei gambiense DAL972 chromosome 11, complete sequence, the window AGCTTCCGCACTTGCACCTGACGCGATTGCTCGGTAGGATAGATGTGATGCCCGGCGCTCGTGCCATGAAATGTGTCAAACCTGCTGCCACCTTGGGAACATATCTCACTGGCAGTTTCTGTAATTCCTTGATTGCCATAACTCCACGTGTGTTCGTTGAATTCGTCGAAACCCGATTGCTCACTCCAACTGCTGTCACTGCGCGTAGGTTCCTTGTACTGCCCCTCTGCCTTAATCCGAAGGTATGTATCCAGTAAACTGTCATCTTCGTAGTCACTCATGGTTCCCTCTGATCGTGCAGTCAGCTCACGCTGCCTCTCAAGTGCGGCAACCGCTTCCATGATCAAGTTTTCGCGGTCCGCAAACATCACTAGGAGCGATCTCTTTTCCTTAGAggggaaaacacacacacacaaaaaaaaaagtaaactgGAAGGGGAGGATAAAATGCGGGTGTAACGAagcttttttcccccttttaaaGAGACATAACAGACAACTTACAGTTGCAATGAGGAAACGATGCTTAACTGCTCAACGTCCCAAGCGGACATCAATGCATGAAGGCAGCACAAAATATGCAATACTACAGACCTTATTATAGTAATCCTTTCAGCTCCTCCAGGAGGTAAAAGGTAACTGAAACATCCAACAAAGTTTAGTAttgctgttatttttttttttaaagtttatCCTACAGGTTCACAATACCGTTTAACTTATGGGCGTTGCGGCAGTGGGTTTCTTCACAACTTTTCATATATGCCTCAAACTGGTGACGAGCTTCAGCAGACAGTgacttcttcttcacctccttttctccGTTGTTGAGCTTTAAAAAGTATCCTGTGTAAAGCTCCACAAAATCGTATGGAAAGCCGAGCTCTTCCTCATCGGTTTGTCCATCCCACAAATCAGCCGAGGGAGCGGCTTGGAGAGTATTTTCTGGTACACCAAGCTCACGCGCGACCTTAAAGACTTCACTTTTGTGCAGGTCTGATATGAGTTGCAcatccacaacaccatcACCCGCCTTGCAAAAGTAACCAAGGTAGCCATCCTCGTCCATGTTGCCTGTACCCATTACAATGGTCGGTGTTCCACTCTGGCTACACAGTTGAGCTACATAATACCCGACAGGGGCACGCATGTAGCTGCGCAACTGTCCCCTCGCAAAGTCCTTGCCGTCAATGCCAATAGCGGCTTCAACACTCAGCGACAACTGCCTATGAATATCGGTTTGGTCCACTACAACCTCCTCCGCACCGGCAGCACGAATGTTCTCACGACCACGTTCAAGTGCCCACGCGCTACTGCATATCGGTTGGCAGATGCCAACATTTCTCACGATCGGACTACCTTCCATGCGCTGGGCTCGCGAGCACAGCGACAACACAACGGCAGAATCCACACCACCAGAAACATTTGTTACACAACCTCGTAGCTTATTGTTCCGCATGTATTCATTCAGTTtggtgcattttttttcaatccATGCAATAGGGTTGAATGCGCGATGCCTTCGGTATTCCTCCAACCACTCACGTAACTCAGCATGAAGAATGGGCTCCTTTGGCATTGCGTGGCGATATGATACTTCACACCTCTCTTCGTTTAACAGTTATTTGTTGGTTTTGCTTGTGCTACTGAATCTCCGATGGAGATGCTATATGCTGTTGCACGGAGTTAACTGCGAATTACTCACTTGATATAATAATTATCTTTAAAACGCTCTAGTGAGACCAAAATCGGAATAAATGGTtcgaaaaagagggaaacatgTTACCACGAGCAAATGAAATGATGACAAAACAGTCCTGAGGTAGTGGAGAACAGGGATTAGTACTGAGAGCaggaagaaggaacaaaGTAACAATAaacagggggaaaagaagaaaaatcgCGTGATAAGAACCAAACACAAGGCCCCATGTAATACATCTACTATATGAACTCAGTGCCGGGTACCCAAGACGAGAACACCACCAATGAACGTTCACGAATATATTTACccatgtgtgtatttgtgtgtgtgcccaGTTGTAAACGTAACGCTTctcacttcttcctttctacCGCAGTATCACCTTCTTAACCTCTTCTCCACTCGCACGTATACAAGCGAACCTGCCCAACTCTTGTCAGTGTATAAATACATTGATAGTGGTTTACATTTTCTACCCTcagcaacaaataaacataacAGCCAGAGTAATAATCAATGAAGACCAGCGAAGGGGGAAGTAAAGtggagcaacagaaacacgaaaggggaaatgagTGCCCCCTGCAGTCCACTTAACAATAATGTTGACTTCCTTTCTTCGCTGCACGCCTACatacatcacacacacaggcAAACAACTTTCCCTCTACTATTTGCCCAACACAATTATTGATCTCTACACCCTCCCTTTGGGAATtgcaaacagaaaaaaatcgCCTCAGCGGGACTAATTGCCAACGACAAACGTCGTGTTAACGGCATGCCAGTAGcggtaaacaaaataaaaggcGTCTGTTTCACGTGGCCACACGGCGACTGGCGTAAGACGGGGGGCCGCGGTTAGTGCACACTGTTTGCTGTTGTCTCCCACACGCATGATATTACTCGAGctgtgtgaaaaaaaaagaagacatcGTCCCTCCGCGAGGGAAATTTCTTTCACGAGGGGATGTAACCCGACAGCCATGGCTACTCCTGAGCCTCCGCATTTTCTTCAGCAGGAGCATCACCCGCCGCCTCCTCTGGAGCATCTTGTGCAACCTCCTCCTGTGGTTCCTCAACGGGCTGTTCGGTAGCTTCCTCAGCAGGTTGCTCCACCGGGTACGATGTTTCCTCCGCGAGTTCCTCAGTTTGCTGTGGTTCCTCTGCAGGCACCTCAGCCGGTTGTGAAGCTTCTTCCGCAGGTTCCTCAACGGGCTGTTCGGTAGCTTCCTCCACGGGTTGCTCAGCCGGCTCCTCAACTGGTTGCGAAACTTCCTCAGCAGGTTGCTCAGCCGGCTCCTCAACTGGTTGCGAAACTTCCTCAGCAGGTTGCTCAGCCGGCTCCTCAACTGGTTGCGAAACTTCCTCAGCAGGTTGCTCCACCGGGTACGATGTTTCCTCCGCGAGTTCCTCAGTTTGCTGTGGTTCCTCTGCAGGCACCTCAGCCGGTTGTGAAGCTTCCTCCGCAGGTTGCTCGGTTTCCTCCTCAGGTTTATCAGCTGGTTCTGGGGCCTGCTCCGCGGGTTGCTCAACTGGGTATGgatcctcctctttctcgGGGCTCTTGAGGGCCTCTTGAATTGGTTTAGTAGAGTAGATTGACGGCGTTATATCACATGTTGCACCCGCTGGAGGAGCAGCGCTTCGAGAACCACTGACGCCAGTATAACCGATAGCCTTCACTTCGTCCGCACCAGTGCCCTTGGCTCCTTCTGTCCCTCTCTTCGTTCGGAAGCTGCTTATCAGACCTTGTTTGTAACTTGCCGCCTCTGACATGTCCCGCGTGCGCTGATCCCGCTTGTACTCCTCCATAAACCTCTCTTGCCATTGAATTCCCTCCATGACAAGGTCCCGACGCTCAGTGTTGGATCTACGGCGCTCCTCAATGTACGCACGGagcacctcctccttcaccaCTTCTTCCGACTCCGTTTCCTTCAGGTCGGACATGTTCACGAGCTCTGCGTGTCGCACCCACGTATCATCATTGATACAGCTTAAGTAGTCGCGGATAACCACATCATCGGGAACTAACGATTTGTGTGTCTTGTCCTCATCCACATAGAGCTGAGCAAGAGCAGTAGATGTGGGGTCAGCAGACATGGTGATACCGAGatgctttgcttttctttgatCACGTTGCAGCTGCTCCAGAAAATTTTTCCTAGTTCCCTTTTGATAATCTCACTTGTTTCACTATTACCTTTACAACTTTCGTTTTCGCCCTCTTTGACTTCTCCCTCACAACTCTTCCGAGATCCCAGTATTCTAGTTTGATATGATACGCTGCGTTGAGTTAAACCTTTTCGCCAAGTGCCACTGCGGAAGGTGTGACAATGCGAAGGTCAGTGGggtgttggaaaaaaaatgaaaaggagaCGAATCATTTTGTAGCACATacacaaaataaatagataaCATTAACGAAGCGTAGCAATACCACAGGACAACGAAAGATTCGACATAGAAGTGCCTACGACAAAGTAAGATCAGCTATAAGTTACAGATAtatcaaatacaaaaacaaatttacATCTCACTTCTTCTGACTGCCACCAACACACCACAACCAGTAAACGAAACTTTACGGCAACGGATGGCAATTACAAGAAGTTTGACACTTTTTAAAACTCCCTACCAATACATCGGTCATTGACAACCATCATTTCTATCATTGAAATACGCCGCACACTCAACCTACGAAGCTTACTAATTATACGAGTAAAGAAATCGGGGGAAAAAGTGAGTGTACCGATTGCTACATTAATGAAGTGTGTACTGCTCAgaataaacaacaaattTATAACCTTCCGCGCAGTTGTTAAGATGAGCCCGGAGAGCTTTAAGGCAAGCAGCACAGGTGCATGTCACTGCAAGTTGCGTTCTCTATGCTTATATCTATTTGGATTTATGTAAAAATttgaaggtttttttttccaaacacACGATCATTTCCCCAACACTCAAATCAGTGTGAAAACTTGGTTGAacaggaaggaaaataaatgacCTTTCTCACGCAGCGGCGGCGATATTAGTAAAATGAATGACGCCACATACTACTCCATTCACCTCAGACGCACCACGACACACAACACGCTCGCTATCTTCAACCGTAACCTCGGCCACACGTAGCTCAAATCGCGGCGCCGTTCGTCGGCACCACACTTCCTGGTTCACGACCATAACACCAGATGCGGCTGCTGGATCATCAAGGGCTTCCTCATTATGCTGATGCGTTACGAAGGCAAAACGCGGCCGTGTTGAGGGAAGGAACAACAAATGGGGCATCCACTCAACGGTAGAATCCTCCTCCCCGCATTTACTAAAGTTAGTAGGGTACACCAACTGgtcatcctcctcctgttTCACTCGCTTAACCTCTTGCTTCGTATCGTCATCACTATCCAAAGTATTCAAGACACTCGCTGCACTAAGTAGTCGAACTGCATCCCAAGTTAGAGCAGATGTGCTGATGTCCTCCTTGGGTAAACGTCCTTCTGGGTTAGGCGGAAGAAAGTCC includes:
- a CDS encoding NAD+ synthase, putative; the protein is MPKEPILHAELREWLEEYRRHRAFNPIAWIEKKCTKLNEYMRNNKLRGCVTNVSGGVDSAVVLSLCSRAQRMEGSPIVRNVGICQPICSSAWALERGRENIRAAGAEEVVVDQTDIHRQLSLSVEAAIGIDGKDFARGQLRSYMRAPVGYYVAQLCSQSGTPTIVMGTGNMDEDGYLGYFCKAGDGVVDVQLISDLHKSEVFKVARELGVPENTLQAAPSADLWDGQTDEEELGFPYDFVELYTGYFLKLNNGEKEVKKKSLSAEARHQFEAYMKSCEETHCRNAHKLNGIVNL